The Streptomyces uncialis genomic interval GTGTCCGCGCGGCGGGCACGGTGGGGACGGGTACGGGGGCGGCGGATACGGGCGCGGGTGCGGCGGGCACGGGTGCGGGTGCGGGTGCGGCGGTCAGGACCGTGCCGCCGGACGGGGCGGACCCACCGGACCGGGACCGGACGGGCCCACCGCTCGGAACCGGCCCACCGCTCGGAACCGGCCCGCCGCTCGGGACCGGCCCGCCGGACGGGATTCGTGCGGCGGGTACGGTCGCCACCGGTACGGGGGCGGGGATCGGCGCGGACGCCGTCACGGGGGCGGGGCGCTGTCCGGTCGCGGCCTCCACGGCCACGTCCCGGAACGCGCGCACCGTGTTCGCCCACGTGTAACCGGCGGCCCGCTCACGCGCGGCGGCGCCCATCGACGCCCGCCGCCGCTCGCTGAGGGCCAGCGAGCACCAGGCGGCGGCGAACGAGCTCTCGCCCCGGGCGAGCACCCCGGTCACCCCGTCGTCGACGGAGTCCCGCAGCCCGGGTACGTCGAAGCCGACGGTCGGGGTCGAGCACATCGCCGCCTCGGTGACCACCAGCCCCCAGCCCTCGACGGCCGAGGGATGCAGCAACAGCCAGGCCGCGCACAGCAGACGGTGCTTCTCCGCCTCCGTGACATGTCCGGCGAACTCGACCCCGGGACCGGCCATCCGTTCCAGCCGGGCGCGTTCGGGGCCGTCCCCGACGATGACGAGCCGGCCGCCGGTCACCAGCCGGACCCGCTCCCACAGCCGCAGCAGCAGATCGATCCGTTTGTACTCGACGAGCCGTCCCATCGCGAGGAACAACGGCTCACCGGAGCGCGGGAGTTGGGGTCCCGGTTCCTCGACCCCGTTGTGGACGACCCGGACGCGGTCGCGTTCCACGCCGATGGCGCCCAGCGCGTCGGCGGTGGAGGACGACACGGCGACCATCAGATTGCGCCGCTGGCCCTCCCGCAGCGCCCAGTGCTCCAGCTTGCGGCCGAGCCGTCCGGCCGGGGCGAGGGGACCCCCGCCGAAGCGCATGTCCCACAGATCGGTGTGGACGTGGTTGACCAGACAGAGGGTGGGACCCCGGTGCCAGAGCGGCGCCAGGTAGGGCATGCCGTTGCACACCTCGACCAGCAGATCGCAGTCACCGACCTGGCGGGCCAGGGTCCGGCGGGCCCGCAGATAGTGACCGAGGTCGCCGCCCGCCGACACGACCCGGTAGTCGCGGCGGGCGGCCGGCCCGCCGCACACCAGGGTCACCTGGTGCCCGAGCCGGGTGAGGCCGTCGGCGAGTTTGTCGACGAGCAGTTCGGAGCCCCCGGCGGCCGGGTTGCCGAGGTCACGACGGGTGAGGAACACGATGCGGCGGGGCGTTGCGGGCGGCGCCGCCGGTGGCTGCGCGGACCGCGGTGCGGCCGTGCGCGGCGAAGCGGGCACGTGCTGGGGCATGTGGTGCTCCAACTCGTCTCGGGGTGAGCAACCGTGGGGACGGTCGACGAACGGGGTCGGTGCGGTGCGGTGGTGGTGCGGTGGTGGTGGTGCGGTGCGGTGCGGTCGTGAGCGGTGCGGGTGGTGCGGTGGTGCCGTGCCGTGCCGTGCTGAGAGGTGCGGTGACGGGCGGTGGTTCGCGGTCCGGCGGGTTCGCCGTTTCTGTGCGGTGCATGACACCGCGGTGCCGGGACCGCGCCCCGGGGGGAAGAGGGTGCGGCGCGGTCCCGGCACCGGTCGGGTACTCCGAGCGGTACGTCCGAGCGGTACGGGTGGGGATGGGCGGTACGGGTGGAGAGGAGCGGGCGGTGCGGCGCGGTACGGAACGCCGGACGCCGTACGGGAAACGGCGAGGGCGGTCGGTACGGGTCGCACCGAGGTCACGGAACGGTTCGGAACGGGGCGAGCGGACCCCGGTACGGGACGGGGTCGTGCTCGAATGTGCTGGGGTGCTGCACGGATGGTGTTGGGTGGGATGGACAGTTTTCGCCCAGCCGTTCGCTGCGGCTACTCACCGAGGTGACAAGTTCGGCACCTGTTACCCCCCGTACCCCCTCAGCTGGGTGACAGTTCGGCCGCCGGAGCCGCCCCGTCGTCCTTCCGGCGCCCCCGGACGACGAGCACCGTGCCCGCGGCGGCGAGCAGCAGGCCCAGCACCCCCGCCCCCACCGGCACCGTCAGCCCCACCAGGACCAGCCTGCGTCCGTCCGCGGCGGCCAGCTCGACCTGCTTCTTCTGGGTGTCCTTCGTGAACGCGATGCGCTCGCTCTCCAGCAGCACCACCTCGTCGGTGTCCCCGCCGGGCGCCCGCAGCGTCTTGCGGGGGCCGATCGCCGCGAACAGGATGCGGCCCGTGCGCTGGTCGGCGACCAGTTCGATGCCGTGGTTGGCGTACCACTCCTCGGCCAGCACCTGGCCCCGCGCGGGCTGCCCGACGAGCATTCCGGGCACCTGCCGTGTGCCGGTCTTCACCGCGTCGACCTTCGCCGTGAACCGGTATCCCTCATGGCCCTGGATCTTCTTCGTGCCCTGGTAGGCGAGCTGCACGGTCCCGCCGAGCGTGTTGTCCCACCAGCTGTACGAGCGCTTCTCCACGCCGAACGGGAACTTCAGATA includes:
- a CDS encoding DUF3068 domain-containing protein; this encodes MRRTASPLSLVLLGAGTFLLVLAAMLAWYVEPRAQRTPIDTDVTTVFAGQGSYFDTKKVKTVKGTPLTITRKVRGDVADSEKSGRAIWDVATSVDTDASLPAADPHDALQWTLERWVTDRKTNRPVHCCEESPYFEGEAYLKFPFGVEKRSYSWWDNTLGGTVQLAYQGTKKIQGHEGYRFTAKVDAVKTGTRQVPGMLVGQPARGQVLAEEWYANHGIELVADQRTGRILFAAIGPRKTLRAPGGDTDEVVLLESERIAFTKDTQKKQVELAAADGRRLVLVGLTVPVGAGVLGLLLAAAGTVLVVRGRRKDDGAAPAAELSPS